A single Abditibacteriaceae bacterium DNA region contains:
- the murA gene encoding UDP-N-acetylglucosamine 1-carboxyvinyltransferase, producing the protein MNTKNPDDRIVIMGGVPLHGEVSVSGSKNSALAILAASLLASSGKCVLHNVPHISDVDTMCDMLTALGAHVERHDHTVIVDAENLSTHVAPDRLVRKMRASFYVAAPLLARLHKAIVPLPGGCVLGARPVNYHTDAFAKMGATILVERGAMNAEARYWRGASIYLNPKNSSVGATVNIMMAATLAAGKTTIENAAREPEVANLADLLNKMGGKISGAGGATIIIEGVEALHGAEHAVYADRIEAGTYLTAGALTGGDVTTRGISPNHLPIFLDKLEETGAEITSGENWVRVKSTGTLNAVDATTAPFPGFATDLQPLMMVLMSVAKGRAALDEQLYDGRFNAVPELGRMGADITLTDSTAIISGVDHLSGAEVEAPDLRAGAALVLAGLVARGRTEVTNVQLVDRGYENFVGKLRSLGAQIVRQPREEDAEEDAPVELKRVLSG; encoded by the coding sequence TTGAATACTAAAAATCCTGACGACCGCATTGTCATTATGGGCGGCGTTCCGCTTCACGGCGAAGTGTCCGTTTCCGGCTCGAAGAACTCAGCGCTTGCTATTCTGGCGGCCTCGCTTTTAGCATCCAGCGGCAAATGCGTTCTGCATAATGTCCCCCATATTTCCGATGTCGATACGATGTGCGATATGCTCACCGCTCTGGGCGCGCACGTTGAACGTCACGACCACACGGTGATCGTCGATGCGGAAAACCTTTCGACACACGTCGCACCCGACCGTCTCGTTCGCAAAATGCGCGCGAGCTTCTACGTGGCGGCTCCCCTGCTCGCGCGATTGCATAAAGCGATTGTTCCGCTGCCCGGCGGCTGCGTTCTGGGCGCGCGTCCGGTGAACTACCACACCGATGCCTTCGCCAAAATGGGCGCGACCATCCTTGTCGAGCGTGGCGCGATGAATGCAGAAGCCCGCTACTGGCGCGGCGCAAGCATTTATCTCAATCCGAAAAACTCCAGCGTCGGCGCAACAGTTAACATCATGATGGCGGCGACGCTGGCTGCTGGCAAGACGACCATTGAAAACGCCGCACGCGAACCGGAAGTGGCGAACCTCGCCGATTTGCTCAATAAGATGGGCGGAAAGATTTCCGGTGCCGGTGGCGCCACGATTATTATTGAAGGCGTCGAAGCCTTACACGGTGCCGAGCACGCCGTTTACGCTGACCGCATTGAAGCTGGAACCTATCTGACAGCGGGCGCGCTCACTGGTGGCGATGTCACAACGCGCGGCATTTCTCCAAATCACTTGCCGATTTTCCTCGACAAGCTGGAAGAAACTGGCGCCGAAATTACATCGGGAGAAAACTGGGTGCGCGTCAAATCGACGGGCACGCTTAACGCCGTCGATGCGACCACCGCACCATTCCCCGGCTTCGCCACCGACTTGCAGCCCTTAATGATGGTTTTGATGAGTGTTGCCAAAGGCCGCGCCGCTCTCGACGAGCAGCTTTACGACGGCCGCTTCAACGCGGTTCCCGAACTGGGCCGCATGGGTGCCGATATTACGCTCACCGACAGCACCGCGATTATTAGCGGCGTCGATCACCTTTCCGGTGCCGAAGTTGAAGCGCCCGACTTGCGCGCTGGTGCGGCTCTGGTTTTGGCTGGTCTCGTTGCACGTGGGCGTACGGAAGTCACCAATGTTCAATTGGTTGATCGCGGCTATGAAAACTTTGTTGGCAAACTCCGCAGTTTGGGCGCACAGATTGTGCGTCAGCCGCGTGAAGAAGATGCCGAGGAAGATGCGCCAGTCGAACTCAAGCGCGTTTTGTCTGGTTAA
- a CDS encoding rod shape-determining protein: protein MLGIARDIGIDLGTANVLVFQRGRGIVLREPSVVAIHKTTRELKAAGEEARQMLGRTPGSIIAMQPIRDGVIADYTVTEQMLRHFIQKVCGKRSLFKPRVIVCVPSGVTSVERRAVLDAARSAGAREAYPIEEPMAAAIGAGLNISDPEGNMVVDIGGGTTDIAVISLGGIVKSDSVRVGGNKFDEAINRFIKREYNLIVGERTAEEVKMNIGSAFKLEEELQMEVKGRDMVEGLPRTVIISSSAIREALSEPVAQIVARTRSVLEQTPPELASDIVTHGIWLTGGGALLRGLDQLIMRETGIPVHIAEDPLSCVAIGTGEALDQIELLSQTHFDYAGMEAS, encoded by the coding sequence ATGCTAGGAATTGCACGCGATATCGGAATCGACTTGGGGACAGCGAACGTTTTGGTATTTCAACGCGGACGCGGCATTGTGTTGCGCGAACCGTCGGTTGTCGCCATTCATAAAACAACACGCGAACTAAAAGCGGCGGGCGAAGAAGCGCGCCAGATGCTGGGGCGCACGCCCGGCTCCATCATCGCGATGCAGCCGATTCGCGACGGCGTTATCGCCGATTACACCGTCACCGAGCAAATGCTGCGGCATTTCATTCAAAAGGTGTGCGGCAAACGCAGCTTGTTCAAGCCGCGCGTCATTGTTTGCGTGCCTTCGGGCGTGACAAGCGTTGAACGCCGCGCCGTGCTCGACGCGGCGCGTTCAGCGGGCGCGCGCGAAGCCTACCCGATTGAAGAGCCAATGGCCGCCGCGATTGGCGCGGGGCTGAACATTTCCGACCCTGAAGGCAACATGGTGGTGGACATCGGCGGCGGCACTACCGACATCGCCGTGATTTCGCTCGGCGGCATCGTCAAAAGCGATTCGGTTCGCGTCGGCGGCAACAAGTTCGACGAAGCCATCAACCGTTTCATCAAGCGAGAATACAACCTGATTGTCGGCGAGCGCACCGCCGAAGAAGTCAAGATGAACATCGGTTCTGCATTTAAGCTCGAAGAAGAGTTGCAGATGGAAGTCAAAGGCCGCGACATGGTCGAAGGCTTACCGCGAACCGTGATTATTTCGTCGTCGGCGATTCGCGAGGCCCTTTCCGAACCCGTGGCGCAAATCGTGGCGCGCACGCGCAGCGTGTTGGAGCAAACGCCGCCCGAACTGGCGAGCGACATCGTGACACACGGAATCTGGCTTACGGGCGGCGGCGCACTGTTGCGCGGGCTGGATCAGCTCATTATGCGCGAAACCGGCATTCCCGTTCATATCGCAGAAGACCCGCTTTCGTGCGTGGCGATTGGAACGGGTGAAGCGCTCGACCAAATCGAATTGCTCTCGCAAACACACTTCGATTACGCCGGAATGGAAGCCAGCTAA
- the pyrH gene encoding UMP kinase gives MKYKRILLKISGEALAGEAGYGLDGTVLKRIAQEIKSVHDAGVEMGIVTGGGNIFRGMKAAVEQGMDRAQADYMGMLATVQNSLALSDYLERAGVATRVLSAIEMKEVAEPFIPRRANRHLEKGRVVLFAAGTGNPFFTTDTAAVLRATQIGAQAIFKATDVDGVFDRDPQKFADAVRYETLTHLNVLEQGIKVLDSTAVSLSMDNNLPIVVFNMNTDGNIVRAAMGENVGTTVCAAE, from the coding sequence TTGAAATACAAGCGGATTCTACTCAAAATTTCCGGTGAAGCACTCGCAGGCGAAGCTGGATATGGTTTGGACGGAACGGTTCTCAAGCGTATCGCGCAAGAAATTAAAAGCGTTCACGATGCTGGCGTTGAAATGGGCATTGTTACCGGCGGCGGCAACATTTTTCGCGGCATGAAAGCGGCGGTCGAGCAAGGCATGGACCGCGCGCAAGCCGATTACATGGGCATGCTGGCGACGGTTCAAAACTCTCTCGCGCTCTCCGATTACCTCGAACGGGCTGGCGTTGCCACGCGCGTCCTCAGCGCGATTGAAATGAAAGAAGTCGCCGAGCCGTTCATCCCGCGCCGCGCCAATCGGCACCTGGAAAAAGGCCGCGTCGTCCTATTTGCTGCGGGAACTGGAAATCCATTTTTCACGACCGACACCGCCGCTGTTTTGCGTGCGACGCAAATCGGCGCACAAGCGATTTTCAAGGCCACCGATGTGGATGGCGTTTTCGACCGCGACCCACAAAAGTTTGCCGATGCTGTGCGCTACGAAACTCTTACGCATCTTAATGTCTTGGAGCAAGGCATTAAAGTGTTGGATTCGACGGCAGTTTCGCTTTCGATGGACAACAACTTGCCGATTGTGGTGTTCAACATGAACACCGACGGCAACATCGTGCGCGCCGCGATGGGCGAAAACGTCGGAACAACAGTTTGCGCCGCCGAATAA
- a CDS encoding phosphodiester glycosidase family protein encodes MKIVLWARAFLAAFLLLSAHSVAFALDFSSQKQEFLWQPFPGNFPRGVAVYEGRAQSENGEPIRAWYADIDPKVVKLRAFLSTSATGKEATSLLAKPSGALLAVNGGYFDMQSKPARTFSVLRRNGQTFAQNIDRVTRRVGGGAAFFPIARSAVGWNEDGVLQFAWLWHDGATLRQVPAPFANAVNAPASPPTPEQIAAWPAWNVAHAIGGGPRLLENGAVRVSYDEEVFFGAGFSSNAPYPRTAIGKRADNRVILFVTDGKTPLLSVGLTLPELASEMAKLGCVDAMNLDGGGSSTFVAEGRALNVPSDGQERAVTSIFAVLPK; translated from the coding sequence ATGAAAATTGTTTTGTGGGCGCGTGCGTTTCTGGCCGCATTTCTTCTGCTCAGCGCGCACAGCGTCGCCTTCGCTCTCGATTTCTCGTCCCAGAAGCAAGAGTTTCTGTGGCAGCCGTTTCCCGGCAACTTCCCACGCGGCGTGGCTGTTTACGAAGGCCGCGCGCAAAGTGAAAACGGCGAACCGATTCGCGCGTGGTACGCCGACATCGACCCGAAAGTGGTGAAGCTGCGCGCCTTTCTTTCCACTTCAGCAACTGGAAAAGAAGCAACGAGCCTTCTTGCAAAGCCATCCGGCGCGCTGCTGGCAGTGAATGGCGGCTACTTCGATATGCAAAGCAAGCCCGCGCGCACGTTTTCTGTCCTGCGCCGCAACGGGCAAACTTTCGCGCAAAACATCGACCGCGTTACGCGGCGTGTTGGTGGCGGCGCAGCGTTTTTCCCAATTGCCCGTTCGGCGGTTGGCTGGAACGAAGACGGCGTCTTACAATTCGCGTGGCTCTGGCACGATGGCGCGACGCTGCGGCAAGTGCCTGCGCCCTTTGCCAACGCGGTGAACGCGCCTGCGTCCCCACCGACGCCCGAACAAATTGCGGCGTGGCCCGCGTGGAATGTCGCGCACGCCATTGGTGGCGGCCCGCGACTTTTGGAAAACGGCGCGGTGCGCGTCAGTTACGACGAAGAAGTGTTTTTCGGCGCAGGCTTTAGCTCGAACGCGCCCTATCCACGCACGGCGATTGGAAAGCGCGCCGATAATCGTGTCATTCTCTTTGTCACCGATGGAAAAACGCCGCTGCTGTCGGTTGGATTGACGTTGCCTGAACTCGCCAGTGAAATGGCGAAACTCGGCTGCGTTGATGCGATGAATCTCGATGGCGGCGGTTCATCGACGTTTGTTGCCGAAGGCCGCGCGCTCAATGTTCCCAGTGATGGGCAGGAACGCGCCGTGACCTCGATTTTTGCCGTGTTGCCAAAATAA